One Actinomyces respiraculi DNA window includes the following coding sequences:
- a CDS encoding EamA family transporter has product MPTSLPPMPGPAPRTPGALVRAIPAPLLVILSGLSTYVGAGFAVALFGLMPSTTVAWWRITIGALVLLAWRRPWLRHWSTRSLATSAAFGVATATMNVLFYASIELLPLGTVVSIEFLGPVIVALATGRGWRPRVAGVMALAGVVAIGGLGLDMNDPVQRLGIVVALAAGGAWAAYILTGRAVAGAGAGLDSLAVASVAGSLFYLPLAVTTAGTAFVDPPTFLRVLGVAVMSTVVPYVIDQVILGRLRSDTFSLLQALFPATSLLVGVVMLAQLPNVWEVVGLVLVSAAVALGGTGGGDRAPRLRRQ; this is encoded by the coding sequence GTGCCCACCTCCCTCCCGCCCATGCCCGGCCCGGCCCCCCGGACGCCCGGTGCTCTCGTGCGGGCCATCCCCGCCCCGCTGCTCGTCATCCTGTCCGGGTTATCGACCTATGTCGGCGCGGGCTTCGCCGTCGCGCTGTTCGGCCTCATGCCCTCGACGACGGTGGCCTGGTGGCGCATCACCATCGGCGCCCTCGTGCTGCTCGCCTGGCGGCGCCCGTGGCTGCGGCACTGGAGCACGCGGAGCCTGGCCACCAGCGCCGCCTTCGGGGTCGCCACCGCCACGATGAACGTCCTCTTCTACGCCTCCATTGAGCTGCTGCCGCTGGGCACCGTGGTCTCCATCGAGTTCCTCGGGCCCGTCATCGTCGCGCTGGCTACCGGCCGGGGCTGGCGCCCGCGCGTCGCCGGTGTCATGGCCCTGGCGGGCGTCGTCGCCATCGGGGGCCTCGGACTGGACATGAACGACCCCGTCCAGCGCCTCGGCATCGTCGTGGCCCTGGCGGCCGGAGGAGCGTGGGCCGCCTACATCCTCACTGGTCGGGCGGTGGCGGGCGCCGGTGCGGGGCTCGACTCCCTCGCCGTCGCCTCGGTGGCCGGCAGCCTCTTCTACCTGCCTCTGGCGGTGACGACGGCGGGCACAGCCTTCGTGGACCCGCCCACCTTCCTCAGGGTGCTGGGTGTGGCCGTCATGTCCACGGTGGTGCCCTACGTCATCGACCAGGTGATCCTCGGGCGCCTACGCTCGGACACCTTCTCCCTCCTGCAGGCCCTGTTCCCGGCAACCTCGCTCCTGGTCGGCGTCGTCATGCTCGCCCAGTTGCCCAACGTGTGGGAGGTCGTGGGGCTCGTCCTGGTCTCGGCCGCCGTTGCCCTGGGCGGCACGGGTGGTGGCGATCGTGCCCCGCGTCTCAGACGGCAGTGA